From a single Paenibacillus sp. FSL W8-0426 genomic region:
- a CDS encoding response regulator transcription factor, protein MESASILAVDDEIGILKLLEITLRKENFTHMDTATSGRDALQRVREKTYDMILLDIMLPDLSGFELCTEIRKHTNAPIIFISARSTDFDKLTGLGIGGDDYITKPFNPLEVVARIKAILRREKILKRAYQQNTAYDYGYFSFHPESATLTVKGQTVDCTAKELDLLHFFCKHPNHIFTTGQLYELVWGNDVFGEEKTVTIHISKLRKKLGDDTRKPKIIVNLRGIGYKFIPPNEVRLCE, encoded by the coding sequence ATGGAATCTGCATCCATACTGGCCGTCGATGATGAAATCGGCATTTTGAAGCTGCTGGAGATCACGCTTCGGAAAGAGAATTTCACGCATATGGACACGGCAACATCGGGCAGAGACGCGTTGCAGCGCGTCAGAGAAAAGACGTATGATATGATTTTGCTGGATATCATGCTCCCGGATCTAAGCGGCTTTGAGCTCTGTACGGAGATTCGAAAACATACGAATGCACCGATTATTTTCATAAGCGCCCGCTCCACCGACTTCGACAAATTAACGGGGCTCGGGATCGGCGGAGACGATTATATCACCAAACCTTTTAATCCGTTGGAGGTCGTTGCCCGAATCAAGGCGATCCTTCGCCGGGAAAAGATCCTGAAACGTGCATACCAACAAAACACGGCGTACGATTACGGGTACTTCTCATTTCATCCGGAGTCGGCCACGTTAACCGTGAAGGGCCAAACCGTCGATTGCACAGCGAAGGAGCTGGACCTTCTTCATTTCTTCTGCAAGCACCCCAATCATATCTTTACGACGGGCCAGCTATACGAGTTGGTATGGGGAAATGATGTGTTCGGAGAAGAAAAAACGGTTACGATTCATATTTCCAAGCTGCGCAAGAAGCTCGGCGACGATACCCGAAAACCCAAAATCATCGTGAATTTAAGAGGAATCGGTTATAAATTCATCCCCCCGAATGAGGTACGGCTATGCGAATAA
- a CDS encoding ATP-binding cassette domain-containing protein, with protein sequence MEAIIQIHQVSKTFQGTDTIKNVNMSISRGEIYGFLGPNGAGKTTIMKMILNLVKPSSGEIRVFNQIVTPTSHQYLKRIGSIIEYPVFYDRLTAETNLEFHCRYMDYSDKPAIKDALEIVGLQGVGKKKIHEFSLGMKQRLGIARAIVTKPDILILDEPINGLDPIGIKEMRELLLLLKEKYKTTILISSHIVSEIESVADTVGIIHQGTFLQEVKMEDIRKQHAGSLEEYFINLIHGGQRYA encoded by the coding sequence ATGGAAGCCATCATTCAAATCCATCAAGTCAGTAAGACGTTCCAGGGCACAGATACCATTAAGAACGTAAATATGAGCATCAGCAGAGGAGAAATTTACGGTTTTTTAGGTCCGAACGGGGCAGGAAAAACAACGATTATGAAAATGATATTAAATTTGGTCAAACCCTCTTCCGGTGAAATCCGGGTATTCAATCAGATCGTTACGCCAACGTCCCATCAATACTTAAAAAGAATCGGCAGCATCATTGAATATCCCGTATTTTACGATCGGCTGACGGCGGAAACCAATTTGGAGTTTCATTGCAGGTACATGGACTACAGCGATAAGCCTGCGATCAAGGACGCGCTGGAGATCGTAGGTCTGCAAGGAGTAGGGAAGAAAAAAATCCATGAATTCTCGCTGGGCATGAAACAACGGTTAGGCATTGCACGTGCGATCGTGACGAAGCCGGATATTCTCATCCTCGACGAACCGATCAACGGCCTTGATCCGATCGGGATTAAAGAAATGCGGGAGCTTCTGCTGTTATTAAAGGAAAAATACAAAACAACCATTTTAATTTCGAGTCATATTGTGTCGGAAATCGAATCGGTCGCCGATACGGTTGGCATTATTCATCAAGGCACTTTTTTACAAGAAGTCAAGATGGAAGACATCCGAAAACAACATGCGGGATCGTTAGAAGAGTATTTCATCAATCTCATTCATGGGGGCCAACGTTATGCTTAA
- a CDS encoding ABC transporter permease — MLKLIQLEWQKNNLSHDLKGVVICMVAIYAAVVLMTLGTQGESEPMDYAEFMSLTDILIRITFIIFASVILSRLVIEEYKSKMIQVLFTYPQQRKKIMQAKLLIVYVFCFFSILVTTLMINLLTYFLNPVIGLFDAPVRLDEMAATLPSTLLNAFMIAGISLIPLIFGMRKKSTASTITSAVIIGFLVNATVSDGGSSSSLFQFIAIPITLCLLGLLLGYLSFYNIDQNDVA, encoded by the coding sequence ATGCTTAAACTTATCCAACTCGAATGGCAAAAAAACAATCTATCTCACGATCTTAAAGGGGTCGTCATTTGCATGGTGGCCATTTACGCTGCCGTTGTCCTTATGACGTTAGGTACCCAGGGCGAGAGCGAACCTATGGATTATGCTGAATTTATGTCTTTAACGGATATTTTAATCCGGATCACCTTTATCATTTTCGCAAGCGTGATTTTGTCGCGTTTAGTGATTGAAGAATATAAGAGCAAGATGATCCAAGTGTTGTTCACCTACCCGCAGCAGCGAAAAAAAATAATGCAAGCCAAGTTATTGATCGTGTATGTATTCTGTTTCTTCAGCATCCTTGTAACGACGTTGATGATTAATCTGTTAACGTACTTCCTGAATCCGGTAATAGGGTTATTTGATGCACCGGTTCGTCTTGATGAAATGGCAGCTACCCTTCCGTCAACGCTGCTAAACGCCTTTATGATCGCAGGAATCAGCCTGATTCCGCTAATTTTTGGCATGAGAAAAAAGTCGACGGCTTCCACCATTACATCCGCTGTCATCATTGGATTTCTGGTTAACGCCACGGTGTCTGACGGAGGAAGCTCGTCCAGCCTGTTCCAATTCATTGCCATTCCGATCACACTCTGTCTGCTTGGTCTTCTCCTCGGCTATCTTTCTTTTTACAACATCGATCAAAACGACGTGGCCTAA
- a CDS encoding DUF4097 family beta strand repeat-containing protein, protein MLVLMAIGVLVSGCQGIGKASYHHETSFEAKRIEEIEVHNDSWDIEFQHTDSPNIIVICDGKQLDGKSDPVTINQDGNKMIITQQDQGGITGGFSLGKNGTIYISIPDHEIDTITLNNDAGDIKMKDIATQNIFLTNNSGSEHIEGLSADKGEFTSKDGEFTLKDSSLNESKVTSGSGDSSLTRVTSHDMTITSTAGEVSVTEVEEGKWLHVETNSGDITVAYTTPPASLKLMASSDSADIRVGFDGFMEQQNTEKSIEGTIGNGSNTLELVSHAGTITVK, encoded by the coding sequence TTGCTTGTCCTGATGGCCATTGGTGTGCTGGTAAGTGGCTGCCAAGGAATAGGAAAAGCAAGTTATCACCATGAAACATCCTTTGAGGCAAAACGCATAGAAGAAATTGAAGTTCATAATGATTCTTGGGATATCGAGTTCCAGCATACAGATTCCCCGAACATCATCGTCATTTGCGATGGAAAGCAGTTGGACGGAAAGAGCGATCCGGTAACGATTAATCAGGATGGGAACAAAATGATCATCACCCAGCAAGATCAAGGAGGAATCACAGGGGGATTTTCATTAGGCAAAAATGGCACGATCTATATCTCCATTCCCGATCATGAAATCGATACGATTACACTCAACAACGACGCAGGCGATATTAAGATGAAGGACATAGCGACCCAAAACATTTTCCTTACCAACAATTCAGGCTCTGAGCATATTGAAGGACTTTCCGCAGACAAGGGAGAGTTCACATCCAAGGATGGGGAATTCACGCTGAAAGACAGCTCACTAAACGAATCAAAGGTAACTTCCGGCAGCGGCGACAGCTCCCTGACCCGTGTAACCAGTCATGATATGACCATCACTTCAACGGCCGGGGAAGTATCCGTCACGGAGGTTGAGGAAGGAAAATGGCTGCACGTAGAAACAAACTCCGGAGATATCACCGTAGCTTATACTACACCTCCTGCTTCATTAAAGCTGATGGCAAGCAGTGACTCGGCGGATATCCGTGTTGGCTTTGATGGCTTTATGGAGCAGCAGAACACGGAAAAATCGATAGAGGGCACGATTGGGAATGGATCTAATACACTGGAGCTTGTCAGCCATGCAGGAACGATAACCGTAAAATAA
- a CDS encoding MerR family transcriptional regulator, which translates to MHTVKEAALITGLTEHAVRFYTDKGLVPSVQRNQHNIRMFDEESINWLHGIKCLKQSGMPIEVIKRYVDLCLEGDSTLPQRYALMMKHKEEAIAKLEEAKLHVAHLEQKTDLYQAILEHRSPDTMNPGNWDKIKHMHSDVFYSPSVRKA; encoded by the coding sequence ATGCATACGGTCAAAGAAGCCGCCCTCATAACGGGACTCACCGAGCATGCAGTACGTTTTTACACGGATAAAGGTCTGGTGCCAAGCGTACAGCGCAATCAACACAACATTCGCATGTTTGACGAAGAATCGATCAACTGGCTGCATGGCATCAAATGCCTCAAGCAATCCGGGATGCCGATTGAGGTCATTAAAAGGTACGTCGACCTCTGTCTTGAAGGGGATTCGACCCTCCCGCAGCGCTACGCACTCATGATGAAGCACAAAGAGGAAGCAATCGCCAAGCTTGAAGAAGCCAAATTGCACGTTGCTCATCTGGAACAAAAAACCGACCTGTATCAGGCCATTTTGGAGCACCGCTCTCCAGACACGATGAATCCCGGCAACTGGGACAAAATCAAGCATATGCATAGTGACGTATTTTACTCGCCCTCCGTTCGAAAGGCTTGA
- a CDS encoding aldo/keto reductase encodes MQTVTLNNGVKMPIIGFGVYQIPDAEECENAVYEALVAGYRLIDTAAGYLNEEAVGRAIKRSGVPREELFITTKLWVQDAGYESAKLAFAKSLKKLQLDYLDLYLIHQPFGDYYGAWRAMEDLYREGKIKAIGVSNFLPDRLMDLIVHNEIVPAINQIETHPFYQQIESAAFMKEQGVQHQSWAPFAEGLNNMFSNEVLASIATKHNKSVAQVVLRWLVQREVVVIPKSVKKERIIENFDIFDFELSADDIEQIAALDTRESLFLSYRDPEVAKMMGNWRVDL; translated from the coding sequence ATGCAAACTGTAACATTGAACAATGGCGTGAAAATGCCGATCATCGGCTTTGGTGTCTACCAAATTCCGGATGCGGAAGAATGCGAAAACGCCGTATACGAAGCGCTGGTGGCCGGTTACCGCTTGATTGATACCGCTGCCGGTTATCTGAATGAGGAAGCGGTCGGACGCGCGATCAAGCGCAGCGGCGTGCCGCGTGAGGAGCTGTTCATCACGACCAAGCTCTGGGTTCAGGATGCCGGATACGAGAGTGCCAAGCTGGCTTTTGCCAAATCCCTGAAGAAGCTGCAGCTCGACTATCTCGATCTCTACCTTATTCACCAGCCGTTCGGCGATTACTACGGCGCTTGGCGTGCAATGGAAGACCTGTACCGCGAAGGCAAGATCAAGGCGATCGGTGTCAGCAACTTCCTGCCCGACCGTCTGATGGACCTCATTGTGCATAATGAAATCGTGCCCGCCATCAACCAGATCGAAACGCACCCGTTCTATCAGCAAATCGAGAGTGCCGCTTTTATGAAAGAACAGGGAGTACAACACCAGTCGTGGGCGCCGTTCGCGGAAGGGCTCAACAACATGTTCAGCAACGAAGTGCTGGCATCAATCGCGACAAAACATAATAAGTCCGTCGCCCAGGTCGTGTTGCGTTGGCTTGTTCAGCGTGAAGTCGTTGTCATTCCAAAATCGGTGAAAAAAGAGCGGATCATCGAAAACTTCGACATTTTCGATTTTGAGTTAAGCGCGGACGATATTGAACAAATCGCGGCCCTCGATACGCGGGAAAGTCTTTTCTTATCGTACCGCGATCCGGAAGTCGCCAAGATGATGGGCAACTGGAGAGTGGATCTGTAA
- a CDS encoding DinB family protein, whose translation MKTIKCMMDHLYWADGRILDALEESGTKNKDLLKLVRHVAVAERVWLSRLQGKGSASYSLWEETEDLTAIRTMFEENAAQYRVYIEGLEESELDEMIDYANQSGLPFRSSVRDILSQVILHGQYHRGQINRALRSESAEPVQVDYITFARL comes from the coding sequence ATGAAGACGATCAAGTGTATGATGGACCATCTGTACTGGGCGGACGGACGCATCCTGGACGCGCTCGAAGAGAGTGGGACGAAGAACAAAGACCTTCTGAAGCTGGTTAGGCACGTCGCGGTCGCGGAACGAGTTTGGTTATCCCGATTGCAGGGCAAGGGCAGCGCTTCATATTCGCTCTGGGAGGAAACGGAAGACCTGACGGCAATCCGGACGATGTTCGAAGAAAATGCCGCGCAATATCGCGTCTATATCGAAGGGCTCGAGGAATCCGAGTTGGATGAGATGATCGACTATGCGAACCAGAGCGGGTTGCCGTTCCGATCATCCGTCCGGGACATCCTGTCGCAGGTTATCCTGCATGGGCAATATCACCGGGGACAGATCAACCGGGCACTTCGAAGCGAATCGGCAGAGCCGGTCCAAGTCGATTACATCACGTTCGCGAGGCTTTAA
- a CDS encoding DapH/DapD/GlmU-related protein encodes MNIQERMACKQLFTDDDANYPKEAEALAKARQRGKALCYEINHLHPDDVEKRKTLMKQLFGSIGEHVWLEPPIRMSYGSNTTVGNNVYINFNLTVVDDYKVTIGNDVMFGPNVTIAVTNHPVHPEKRKEGGMFALPVVIEDGVWIGSGAIIVPGVTIGKGSVIGAGSVVTKDIPANVIAVGNPCRVLREITDHDKEFYYKDMRFDQVEW; translated from the coding sequence ATGAATATCCAGGAACGAATGGCTTGCAAACAATTATTCACCGATGATGATGCCAATTATCCGAAAGAGGCTGAAGCGTTGGCCAAAGCACGCCAGCGTGGTAAGGCGTTATGCTATGAAATTAACCATTTGCATCCGGATGATGTTGAAAAACGCAAAACGTTAATGAAACAACTTTTTGGAAGCATTGGAGAACATGTATGGTTGGAGCCGCCCATTCGCATGTCGTACGGTTCAAATACAACCGTAGGAAATAATGTATATATCAATTTCAATCTCACCGTGGTTGACGACTATAAAGTTACCATCGGTAACGATGTCATGTTTGGCCCGAATGTTACGATTGCTGTAACGAATCATCCTGTACATCCAGAAAAGCGCAAAGAGGGCGGGATGTTTGCATTACCCGTGGTCATCGAGGATGGGGTGTGGATCGGAAGCGGAGCGATTATTGTACCAGGAGTCACCATTGGCAAAGGGAGTGTAATTGGTGCCGGCAGCGTGGTAACCAAGGATATTCCTGCGAATGTAATCGCTGTTGGAAATCCATGCAGAGTTCTTCGGGAGATTACGGATCATGATAAAGAGTTCTACTATAAAGATATGCGTTTTGATCAGGTTGAATGGTAA
- a CDS encoding MATE family efflux transporter, translated as MVNRIRLKGTGHRDFDRELMTLVIPIALQNLISATVISVDVLMLGMISQSAMSAVSLAGQITFALTLFYMGISAGASILTAQYWGKKDTSTIQRIFNIACMFSLCVSILFGLSSFFFPDTLLRLFTNDAELIQYGSRFLKMNSFSYLVMGISQMYLSVIRSMENAKLSAWISSLCLILNILLNAICLFVLFPSRPELAISAVALATVLARVVELACCMFHSITKGPIRFCMMPIYDGIQRNLLKDFLKYTLPVQGNYIVWGGALTATAAIIGHVNSDMVAANSIASVVKNLAVVLCGGIATGGSVLVGKYLGQGEIEKAKHAGNKMCFYALIFGVIAGCTILFIKPLIYSIVNLNPTAQSYLDGMLYIGAYYCIAKSINSTTIAGIFTAGGDSKFGLWCDTVVMWFIILPLSYLCAFVWHVPPILLYIVISLDEVIKLPIAFIRYRQFKWLNNLTRNFAKT; from the coding sequence GTGGTAAACCGCATACGACTCAAAGGAACTGGCCATCGTGATTTTGATCGGGAGTTAATGACGCTTGTCATTCCCATTGCATTACAAAATTTAATATCGGCAACCGTCATATCCGTTGATGTACTTATGCTGGGTATGATTAGCCAATCTGCAATGTCAGCGGTATCACTCGCAGGGCAAATTACCTTTGCATTAACCTTGTTTTACATGGGGATATCAGCGGGGGCAAGTATCCTCACTGCGCAATACTGGGGGAAGAAGGATACTTCAACCATACAGCGCATTTTTAACATCGCTTGCATGTTCTCCCTTTGTGTCTCTATTTTGTTTGGTTTATCTTCCTTCTTTTTTCCGGATACACTTTTGCGTTTATTCACCAATGATGCAGAACTGATTCAATACGGCTCAAGATTTTTGAAAATGAATTCCTTTTCTTATCTTGTGATGGGAATATCCCAGATGTATCTCAGTGTGATTAGAAGTATGGAAAATGCAAAACTTAGTGCATGGATTAGTTCCTTATGTTTGATTTTAAACATTTTGTTGAATGCCATTTGCCTTTTTGTTTTGTTCCCGTCCAGGCCCGAACTGGCCATTTCAGCCGTAGCTCTTGCCACGGTTTTGGCACGGGTTGTTGAACTCGCATGTTGTATGTTTCACTCCATCACCAAGGGCCCCATTCGTTTTTGTATGATGCCCATATATGACGGCATTCAACGGAATTTATTAAAAGATTTCTTGAAATATACGCTGCCTGTACAGGGGAATTATATCGTTTGGGGAGGAGCTCTTACCGCGACTGCTGCCATTATTGGCCATGTGAACTCCGATATGGTAGCTGCAAATTCCATAGCGTCTGTAGTTAAAAATCTAGCCGTTGTACTCTGTGGAGGCATTGCTACTGGGGGTTCTGTACTTGTTGGAAAGTATTTGGGGCAGGGTGAAATCGAGAAAGCAAAGCATGCGGGCAACAAAATGTGTTTTTATGCTTTGATATTTGGAGTCATTGCAGGCTGCACGATTCTGTTCATTAAACCATTGATATATTCCATCGTCAATTTGAATCCAACGGCTCAAAGTTACCTAGATGGCATGCTGTACATTGGGGCTTATTATTGTATAGCCAAATCGATAAACTCCACAACGATCGCGGGCATATTCACAGCTGGTGGGGATTCTAAATTTGGATTATGGTGTGACACGGTTGTTATGTGGTTCATTATTCTGCCGCTTAGTTACCTATGTGCTTTTGTTTGGCATGTACCACCGATCCTTTTGTATATCGTCATCAGCTTAGACGAGGTGATTAAATTACCCATTGCTTTTATACGATACCGACAGTTTAAGTGGCTGAACAATCTTACCAGAAACTTTGCAAAAACCTGA
- a CDS encoding AraC family transcriptional regulator — MTNLEVFSDLSERLNYNLPDLPLYVRKGSLHQFNNYAAVAHWHLDIEFIYVLQGSMDFSVNGKITRLHQGDGLFVNSQRLHFGYSLADHNDCLFLVVVVHPSILGEKTSFIQTYWGEKFSLTMADFVVLTDQVDWQQSILRSIQEIYQEMHKDHAPPNPLRLASQALSLCAAIGDHLQPISGQPGVLTHVQEMTRFIHQNYDQKITLEDIASAGAVCRSRCCTLFNKYVGQTPGNYVTQYRLQKSCEMLKETRRSISEIALACGFQSASYFSSIFRKQMGMVPQNYRKQVANIDLT, encoded by the coding sequence ATGACAAATTTAGAGGTGTTTTCTGATTTATCGGAACGTTTGAATTATAATCTTCCTGATTTACCGCTCTATGTCCGAAAGGGAAGCCTGCATCAATTTAACAATTATGCTGCAGTCGCGCATTGGCATTTGGACATCGAGTTTATCTACGTATTGCAAGGATCGATGGATTTCTCTGTCAACGGAAAGATCACTCGATTGCATCAAGGGGATGGGCTTTTTGTGAATAGCCAGCGTTTGCATTTCGGTTATTCTCTTGCAGACCATAACGATTGTTTATTCCTTGTCGTCGTCGTTCATCCCTCGATCCTTGGCGAGAAGACTTCATTTATTCAAACATACTGGGGGGAAAAGTTTAGTTTAACGATGGCTGATTTTGTTGTGCTTACCGATCAGGTTGATTGGCAGCAAAGCATATTACGGTCCATTCAAGAAATCTATCAGGAAATGCACAAGGACCATGCTCCTCCCAATCCACTTCGTCTGGCATCACAAGCTTTATCTTTGTGTGCAGCAATAGGGGACCATTTGCAGCCCATTTCTGGGCAACCTGGAGTATTGACGCATGTCCAAGAAATGACTCGTTTCATTCATCAAAATTATGATCAAAAAATAACTCTCGAGGACATCGCCTCCGCAGGAGCTGTTTGCCGAAGCCGCTGCTGCACATTATTTAACAAGTATGTGGGCCAGACGCCGGGCAACTATGTCACTCAATATCGCCTTCAAAAAAGCTGCGAAATGTTAAAAGAAACCCGAAGATCCATAAGTGAAATTGCACTTGCCTGCGGTTTTCAAAGTGCTAGTTATTTTTCGTCCATTTTCCGTAAACAGATGGGCATGGTTCCGCAAAACTATCGAAAACAAGTTGCGAATATCGACTTAACGTGA
- a CDS encoding Cof-type HAD-IIB family hydrolase — MIKLVVTDLDGTFLNNEGLYDVELFKTVYAEMQQKGVTFVACTGKQCERVEKLFDEHGKGVWILGDSAARIKKDGQVVKEFSIDRDLALQAIDRIQDFDNNMTLIVCASDAAYVHSSISEDMYKVVKGSYERVVKTDSFANIDTRFIKITVFDTEGRSTALRAHVENTLGGQIYIVDSEARWLDITALHTHKGETVKKLQEMLGVTYEETMSFGDGENDVELMAIAKYSFAVSNACENTKKAASFITKSNEENGVLLTVQKLLDLQ; from the coding sequence ATGATTAAACTTGTAGTCACGGATTTAGACGGAACATTTCTGAACAATGAAGGTCTGTACGATGTCGAGCTTTTCAAAACAGTTTATGCAGAGATGCAGCAAAAAGGAGTCACATTTGTCGCATGTACCGGCAAACAATGTGAACGTGTTGAGAAATTGTTTGACGAGCATGGCAAAGGCGTTTGGATCCTGGGTGACAGTGCTGCTCGAATTAAAAAAGATGGCCAAGTGGTTAAAGAATTTAGTATTGATCGGGATCTCGCCCTACAGGCGATTGATCGAATTCAAGACTTTGACAACAACATGACCCTGATCGTCTGTGCAAGCGACGCTGCTTACGTTCATTCTTCCATTTCAGAAGATATGTACAAAGTGGTTAAAGGCTCTTATGAACGTGTAGTGAAAACAGATTCCTTTGCAAACATAGATACCCGTTTTATCAAAATTACGGTCTTCGATACGGAGGGGCGAAGTACAGCATTAAGAGCGCATGTGGAGAATACGTTGGGTGGACAAATTTACATCGTTGATTCGGAAGCCAGATGGCTGGATATTACGGCATTGCATACGCATAAAGGTGAGACAGTGAAGAAACTGCAAGAAATGTTGGGCGTCACCTACGAGGAAACCATGTCATTTGGTGATGGAGAGAATGACGTGGAGCTTATGGCCATCGCAAAATACAGTTTTGCAGTGAGTAATGCTTGTGAAAATACGAAAAAGGCAGCGAGCTTCATTACGAAGTCAAACGAAGAAAACGGTGTTCTTCTCACGGTTCAAAAATTACTGGACTTGCAGTGA
- the pyrH gene encoding UMP kinase, with product MSRYKRVLVKLSGGAVAGNSEFGFEPERLDHIADEIMSIVNLGVEVSLVIGGGNIFRGNMAESWGIERAEADNIGTLATVVNSLMLRGVLKAKTKKEVRVMTAIPITSVAEPYIRLKAIHHLEKGYIVIFAGGNGQPYVTTDYPSVQRAIEVNCDALLVAKQGVDGVLNADPKFDKNAKKFRSLHYNDVLEHNLKVMDQSAFILARDYNLPMHVFNFNKPGSMKEICEGKNNGTIISGESILELE from the coding sequence TTGTCAAGGTATAAAAGAGTTCTCGTTAAGCTAAGTGGCGGAGCAGTCGCCGGAAATTCTGAATTTGGTTTTGAGCCGGAAAGATTGGACCATATCGCTGATGAAATTATGTCAATAGTAAACTTAGGAGTTGAAGTATCATTAGTTATTGGTGGGGGTAATATTTTTCGAGGTAATATGGCGGAAAGCTGGGGGATAGAAAGGGCAGAAGCTGACAACATTGGAACACTTGCGACTGTAGTAAATAGTTTAATGCTTCGTGGAGTTCTTAAAGCCAAGACCAAAAAGGAAGTACGGGTAATGACCGCTATTCCTATTACTTCAGTTGCAGAACCATACATCCGTCTAAAAGCAATTCACCATCTAGAAAAAGGCTATATTGTAATTTTTGCAGGAGGGAACGGTCAACCTTACGTTACAACAGACTATCCTTCAGTACAAAGAGCCATCGAGGTTAATTGTGACGCTTTATTAGTTGCAAAGCAAGGTGTTGATGGTGTTCTTAATGCAGACCCTAAATTTGATAAAAATGCAAAGAAATTTCGTTCGCTCCATTACAACGACGTTTTAGAACACAACTTAAAGGTAATGGACCAATCAGCTTTCATTTTGGCAAGAGACTACAATTTGCCAATGCATGTGTTTAACTTCAATAAACCAGGTTCGATGAAAGAAATCTGTGAGGGTAAGAATAATGGTACGATAATTAGTGGCGAATCAATTTTAGAGTTGGAATGA
- a CDS encoding DinB family protein: MRETEKVLQSLEETIGQYLSELNNLDMEQLLHKRCEEEWSVGQMYMHLIQSALFMHLKNVDQCLADHDFSWSTVGEKTEEGKAVFKLGSFPQVRIRVPASPQYTPQQPQNKEQLTDGLNRVMERMKSKEPDLYQAPDHKKVPHPRLGELNAKEWFMLIEMHYRHHLLQLERLKNDLKMNEGHE, from the coding sequence ATGAGAGAAACAGAGAAAGTATTGCAATCGCTTGAAGAGACGATCGGTCAGTATTTAAGCGAGTTAAATAACCTCGATATGGAGCAATTGCTCCATAAAAGGTGTGAGGAGGAATGGTCCGTCGGGCAAATGTACATGCATTTGATTCAATCCGCGCTATTTATGCATTTGAAGAATGTTGACCAATGTTTAGCAGATCATGATTTTTCATGGAGTACCGTTGGAGAGAAAACGGAGGAGGGGAAGGCGGTATTCAAACTAGGGAGCTTCCCGCAAGTTCGGATACGGGTACCTGCTTCGCCGCAATACACCCCACAGCAGCCGCAGAATAAAGAGCAGCTGACTGATGGTCTTAACCGTGTAATGGAGCGTATGAAAAGTAAGGAACCTGATCTGTACCAAGCTCCCGATCATAAGAAAGTTCCTCACCCGAGACTCGGTGAATTAAACGCTAAAGAGTGGTTTATGTTAATCGAAATGCACTACAGACATCATCTTTTGCAGCTGGAGCGACTAAAAAATGACTTGAAAATGAATGAAGGTCATGAATAA